One window of Sebaldella sp. S0638 genomic DNA carries:
- a CDS encoding lysophospholipid acyltransferase family protein, which translates to MNKYRIEVAMIKGIKKSLGIFSLRFRFKFAEFLGILAYYIIKKRRDLTYENLKIAFPEKSMSELKKIAKESYKTVAKNTFIPLFLTELIEKKAIEVDNLELAKELYGRGKGLILTTLHMGGFEAGFSLAKWFDVYTVFKKQKNPYLNDLMTSYRERTGAKTILKNIENGSNDKISECFRNKGLLILASDQYSNGVDMEFFGKHTKANEGNMLLAIKYKAPVILAYSVFKEDRVNITFVKELEVEKKGKLRETLQYNTQKLFYDFEELIRKYPGQYMWQHNRWKI; encoded by the coding sequence ATGAACAAGTATAGGATAGAAGTAGCAATGATAAAAGGAATTAAGAAAAGCTTAGGGATTTTTTCTTTGAGATTCCGATTCAAATTTGCTGAATTTTTGGGAATACTAGCTTATTATATTATTAAAAAAAGAAGAGATCTGACATATGAAAACCTAAAAATAGCATTTCCGGAAAAATCTATGTCAGAATTAAAAAAAATAGCAAAAGAATCGTATAAAACTGTGGCTAAAAATACTTTTATTCCATTGTTTTTAACAGAGTTAATAGAGAAAAAAGCCATAGAAGTAGATAATTTGGAACTAGCTAAAGAACTCTACGGCAGAGGTAAGGGACTTATACTTACGACTCTTCATATGGGCGGTTTTGAAGCGGGATTTTCGCTGGCAAAATGGTTTGATGTGTATACTGTATTTAAAAAACAGAAAAATCCATATTTGAATGATCTTATGACAAGTTACAGAGAAAGAACAGGAGCAAAAACAATACTAAAAAATATAGAAAACGGTTCAAATGATAAAATATCAGAGTGTTTTAGAAATAAAGGACTTTTGATTCTTGCTTCAGATCAATATTCAAACGGGGTAGATATGGAATTTTTTGGTAAACATACTAAGGCCAATGAAGGAAATATGCTTTTGGCAATAAAATATAAAGCGCCTGTAATCTTAGCGTATTCTGTTTTTAAAGAAGACAGGGTAAATATAACCTTTGTGAAAGAACTGGAAGTGGAAAAAAAGGGGAAATTAAGAGAAACGCTCCAGTATAACACACAAAAACTGTTTTATGATTTTGAGGAACTGATAAGAAAATATCCGGGTCAATATATGTGGCAGCATAACAGATGGAAAATATAA
- a CDS encoding phosphodiester glycosidase family protein — protein sequence MKKVYLLILILIVSIGGIFLAKSVRKTKKTTGITEITGISPEKSEERESTGGKKIIDGDFSVYLPDLDNEKIKMYWKNKNGEAYSELSKVIQENPGDKINFATNGGIYSIEYKPKGLYIENYKIISKIDLRHGEGNFYMQPNGVFFIEDNQPKISESKSFTYNENISYAVQSGPLLVKDGVINKKTGKDSKSLKIRSAVGITKENKVFFLMSSEGINFYNFSKYALDNLECRDLLFLDGTISKMYFSDEKEAPKQDYPFVTIITSEKK from the coding sequence ATGAAAAAAGTTTATTTGCTGATTTTAATTTTGATAGTAAGTATCGGCGGAATTTTTTTGGCAAAATCTGTGAGAAAAACGAAGAAAACTACTGGAATAACAGAAATAACAGGGATTTCTCCTGAAAAATCAGAGGAGAGAGAAAGCACCGGAGGAAAAAAAATCATAGATGGGGATTTTTCAGTATATTTACCTGATTTAGATAATGAAAAAATAAAAATGTACTGGAAAAATAAGAACGGCGAGGCGTATTCCGAGTTATCAAAAGTTATTCAGGAAAATCCCGGAGATAAAATTAATTTTGCTACAAATGGCGGCATATACAGCATAGAATACAAACCTAAAGGATTATACATAGAAAATTACAAAATAATATCAAAAATAGATCTCAGGCATGGAGAAGGCAATTTTTATATGCAGCCGAACGGAGTGTTTTTTATTGAGGATAATCAGCCGAAAATATCAGAATCAAAGAGTTTTACATATAATGAAAATATAAGTTATGCAGTTCAGTCAGGACCGCTGCTGGTAAAAGACGGCGTAATAAATAAAAAAACAGGTAAAGACTCTAAGTCTTTGAAAATACGTAGTGCTGTAGGAATAACAAAAGAAAACAAAGTCTTTTTTCTTATGAGCAGTGAGGGAATAAACTTTTATAATTTCTCAAAATATGCGCTGGATAATCTGGAGTGCAGAGATCTCCTGTTTTTGGACGGAACAATATCTAAAATGTATTTTTCAGATGAAAAAGAAGCTCCAAAGCAGGATTATCCATTTGTAACTATTATAACTTCTGAAAAAAAATAA
- a CDS encoding GNAT family N-acetyltransferase — MDIIKLKTEDQGELGELKVLDNEFEMPEPGEEWFAINDKDMIMGYAVLEMKETPVLKKIFVREDQRNSGYGTKLLKSLINWVRSNNYDGMVVLDHKNSNKFLERLKFVRNGEAYIRDGLSFKRKKEKKAMLVIIFNLFINIILASLRIVFGYMGNSTALIADGVNSLTDCVSNTIAVVGLKAGSKPEDEHHPFGHGKMESIMSIIIGTLIIVAASNILYENIMKLVRGEVSTQPPALLIGVSIISLIIKAGQFFFIKRNGERLNNTLLLALSKDYKSDFIISTSVVIGIFLSRQISPVMDSFLGIAVILYIIKEGYGIIKDNSLELLDTQDKEFLEEVYSFVIKEKGVENAHDFHMSKSGEDIYLFLDIRVNKNMLVMEAHDLSHEISNKLKLKYRNLKDVIIHVEPVY; from the coding sequence TTGGATATTATAAAATTAAAAACAGAAGACCAAGGAGAACTTGGGGAATTAAAAGTTTTGGATAATGAATTCGAGATGCCGGAACCCGGGGAAGAATGGTTTGCCATAAATGACAAGGACATGATAATGGGTTACGCAGTTTTGGAAATGAAAGAAACGCCTGTTTTGAAAAAAATATTTGTGAGAGAAGATCAGAGAAACAGCGGTTATGGAACAAAACTTTTGAAATCTTTAATTAACTGGGTGAGAAGCAATAATTATGACGGTATGGTTGTTTTAGATCATAAGAATTCTAATAAGTTTCTGGAAAGACTGAAATTCGTGAGAAACGGGGAAGCTTATATAAGAGATGGTCTGAGCTTTAAGAGAAAAAAAGAAAAGAAAGCTATGCTGGTAATTATATTCAATTTATTTATAAATATTATTCTGGCTTCATTAAGAATAGTGTTTGGTTATATGGGAAACAGTACGGCACTGATAGCTGACGGTGTAAACTCGCTTACAGACTGTGTAAGCAATACTATAGCCGTGGTTGGTCTGAAGGCAGGAAGCAAGCCGGAAGATGAACATCATCCTTTTGGACACGGAAAAATGGAATCTATTATGAGTATCATAATTGGAACACTTATTATAGTAGCAGCTTCAAATATATTATATGAAAATATAATGAAGCTGGTCAGGGGAGAAGTAAGCACACAGCCTCCGGCATTGCTTATCGGAGTTTCTATAATCTCTCTGATTATAAAAGCAGGACAGTTTTTCTTTATAAAGAGAAACGGGGAGAGACTTAATAATACACTTTTACTTGCTTTATCAAAGGATTATAAGTCAGATTTTATAATAAGTACATCAGTTGTAATAGGAATATTTCTGTCAAGACAGATAAGTCCCGTGATGGATTCTTTTCTTGGTATTGCTGTGATTTTATATATCATCAAGGAAGGTTACGGGATAATAAAGGATAATTCCCTTGAGCTTCTGGATACTCAGGATAAGGAATTTCTTGAGGAAGTCTACAGCTTTGTCATAAAAGAGAAAGGCGTGGAAAATGCCCATGATTTTCACATGTCTAAATCAGGAGAAGATATATATCTGTTTCTGGATATAAGAGTGAATAAAAATATGCTGGTAATGGAAGCCCATGATTTGTCACACGAAATTTCTAATAAACTAAAGTTGAAATACAGGAACCTAAAAGATGTAATCATACATGTGGAACCAGTATATTAA
- a CDS encoding ATP-dependent helicase, which translates to MSILDGLNKEQREAAEHIDGPVLILAGAGSGKTRTVTYRIAHMVKEKGVSPLNILALTFTNKAAKEMKERAEALVGNDVHNLQISTFHSFSVRLLRIYGEKLGYGNNFNIYDTDDQKSLIGKIMKELNIQDDTTPGKVAGRISKLKEKGIDIKTIEREVDLRVPSNRAFFDIFDKYDKTLKSSNAMDFSDLILNANKILDNSEVLGRVQERYKYIIVDEYQDTNDLQYEIINKIASKYNNICVVGDEDQSIYAFRGANINNILNFERDYKNALVIKLEKNYRSTERILNAANELIRNNKSSRGKKLWTDAGKGEKIQVFNASNTFDEANFIAEEILRKNIEGIPFKDMAILYRTNAQSRVLEEKMLLNNIKYRVYGGMQFFQRKEIKDLLAYLSVINNIQDNLNFVRIINVPKRSIGDKSVAKFVEIAAQKGVSLFESLKYIDEVTGLRAAAKEKLKDFYRLLVDVLENLDNMTVSEIFQEILNRTKYIDSIEDNKEDRIKNIEELMNSIREIEREYPGITLSEYLEFISLTSATDSMDDEENFVKLMTIHSSKGLEFDYVFIAGMEEGLFPGEASVLNDEDLEEERRLCYVAITRAKKELRLSHASERMLWGQSSYGRPASRFIDELSQDELEFLNKKERKSDLFRQTEQPLRSENFKPMTDIENFNPYKKAPEEAKYKIGEFVNHIKFGKGKVTGIDNKSVTVDFMTGEKKIALALADRFLKG; encoded by the coding sequence ATGAGTATATTAGACGGTCTAAATAAAGAACAAAGAGAAGCAGCAGAACATATAGACGGCCCTGTGCTGATACTGGCAGGCGCGGGAAGCGGAAAGACAAGAACGGTAACTTACAGAATAGCTCACATGGTAAAGGAAAAGGGCGTATCTCCTTTGAATATACTGGCTCTTACATTTACTAATAAAGCAGCAAAGGAAATGAAGGAAAGAGCAGAAGCTCTGGTAGGAAATGATGTTCATAACCTACAGATATCGACATTTCACTCATTTTCTGTAAGACTCTTAAGAATATACGGTGAAAAGCTGGGATATGGGAATAACTTTAACATCTACGATACAGATGATCAGAAGTCATTAATAGGTAAGATAATGAAAGAACTGAATATACAGGATGATACTACGCCGGGTAAAGTAGCAGGCAGAATAAGCAAGCTTAAAGAAAAAGGAATTGATATAAAAACAATAGAACGGGAAGTAGACTTGCGTGTCCCTTCTAACAGAGCGTTTTTTGATATTTTTGATAAGTATGATAAAACTTTGAAATCCAGTAATGCAATGGACTTTTCAGATCTGATATTAAATGCAAACAAGATTCTGGATAATTCGGAAGTACTTGGAAGAGTACAGGAAAGATATAAATATATAATAGTGGACGAGTATCAGGATACTAACGATCTTCAATACGAAATAATAAATAAAATAGCTTCAAAATATAATAATATCTGTGTAGTCGGCGACGAAGACCAGAGTATTTATGCTTTTAGAGGGGCAAATATTAATAATATACTGAATTTCGAAAGAGACTATAAAAATGCCCTTGTAATAAAACTGGAAAAAAACTACAGATCTACTGAGAGAATACTTAATGCGGCAAATGAGCTGATCAGAAATAATAAATCATCAAGAGGAAAGAAGCTCTGGACAGATGCCGGAAAAGGTGAGAAAATACAGGTTTTTAATGCATCGAATACATTTGACGAAGCTAATTTCATCGCAGAAGAAATACTCAGAAAAAATATAGAAGGCATCCCTTTTAAAGATATGGCAATTCTTTACAGAACTAATGCCCAGTCAAGGGTACTGGAAGAAAAAATGCTTTTGAATAACATAAAATACAGAGTTTACGGCGGAATGCAGTTTTTTCAGCGAAAAGAGATAAAAGACCTCTTGGCTTATCTGAGTGTCATAAATAATATACAGGATAACCTGAATTTCGTAAGAATAATTAATGTGCCGAAGAGATCTATAGGTGATAAGTCAGTAGCAAAGTTCGTTGAAATAGCTGCACAGAAAGGCGTATCACTTTTTGAGTCGCTAAAATATATAGATGAAGTAACAGGACTGCGTGCAGCAGCAAAAGAAAAGCTGAAAGATTTTTACAGACTGCTGGTGGATGTTCTGGAAAATCTTGATAATATGACAGTAAGTGAGATATTTCAGGAAATACTGAACAGAACTAAATATATTGATTCAATAGAGGATAACAAAGAAGACAGAATAAAGAATATAGAGGAATTAATGAACAGTATACGTGAGATAGAAAGAGAGTATCCGGGAATTACATTAAGTGAGTATCTGGAGTTTATATCTCTTACATCCGCAACTGACAGTATGGATGACGAGGAAAATTTCGTAAAGCTGATGACAATACACAGCTCCAAGGGGCTTGAGTTTGATTATGTATTTATAGCAGGAATGGAAGAGGGGTTATTTCCCGGAGAGGCATCTGTACTAAATGATGAAGACCTTGAAGAAGAAAGAAGACTTTGTTATGTGGCAATAACAAGAGCAAAAAAGGAACTGAGACTGTCGCATGCTTCTGAGAGAATGCTGTGGGGACAATCAAGTTATGGACGTCCTGCTTCAAGATTTATAGATGAGTTATCTCAGGATGAACTGGAATTCCTGAATAAAAAAGAGAGAAAATCAGATTTATTCAGACAGACAGAGCAGCCATTGAGATCAGAAAATTTCAAACCTATGACAGATATAGAAAATTTTAATCCTTATAAAAAAGCTCCTGAAGAAGCTAAGTATAAAATCGGGGAATTTGTTAATCACATAAAATTCGGAAAAGGTAAAGTAACAGGTATAGATAATAAAAGTGTAACTGTGGATTTTATGACAGGGGAAAAGAAAATAGCCTTAGCATTGGCAGACAGATTTTTGAAAGGATAG
- the lpxC gene encoding UDP-3-O-acyl-N-acetylglucosamine deacetylase: MKRKTIKDEITYNGIGLHKGEKIEIKLKPVTDCSGITFKRVDLPGDNEIKVSPDNLFELERGTNIRNSSGVMVYTIEHIMSVFHITGITDLLVEITGNELPIMDGSSLMFIEKINETGLVELEKDIEPVVITEPIYFSEEKDGKYIIALPYDGFKVSYTIDFGHSFLKAQYYEIDLNQENYTKEIAPARTFCFDYEIEYMQSHNLALGGSLENAIVIKKDGVINPEGLRFETEFVRHKILDLIGDIYILNRPVKGHLIAVKAGHFINSKLSEKLKSLI, from the coding sequence ATGAAAAGAAAAACTATAAAAGATGAAATTACTTACAATGGAATAGGCCTTCATAAAGGTGAGAAAATAGAAATAAAATTAAAACCGGTAACTGACTGCAGCGGAATTACGTTCAAAAGAGTAGATTTACCCGGAGATAACGAAATAAAAGTCTCGCCGGACAATCTTTTTGAACTGGAAAGAGGAACAAATATAAGAAATTCCAGCGGTGTCATGGTATACACAATAGAGCATATAATGTCAGTGTTTCACATAACCGGGATAACAGATCTTCTGGTGGAGATAACAGGTAATGAACTGCCTATTATGGACGGAAGTTCTCTGATGTTTATAGAAAAAATAAATGAAACAGGGCTTGTAGAACTGGAAAAAGATATAGAACCTGTAGTAATAACAGAACCTATTTATTTTTCCGAGGAAAAAGACGGTAAATACATAATTGCCCTGCCCTATGACGGATTTAAGGTATCATATACAATAGATTTCGGACATTCTTTTCTGAAAGCGCAGTATTATGAAATAGATCTGAATCAGGAAAATTATACAAAAGAAATAGCACCTGCGAGAACATTCTGTTTTGATTACGAAATAGAATATATGCAGAGTCATAATCTTGCTTTGGGCGGAAGCCTTGAAAATGCAATTGTCATAAAAAAAGACGGTGTGATAAATCCCGAGGGTCTCAGATTTGAAACTGAATTCGTGAGACATAAGATTCTGGATCTGATAGGAGATATATACATACTGAACAGACCTGTAAAAGGGCATTTGATCGCTGTAAAAGCAGGACATTTTATAAATTCAAAATTATCAGAAAAACTGAAAAGTTTAATATAA
- the fabZ gene encoding 3-hydroxyacyl-ACP dehydratase FabZ: MESVMKIEDIMNILPHRYPFLLVDRVIEKNGTESLVAIKNVTINEEFFNGHFPGMPVMPGVLQVEAMAQAVGLLMLEPGKIPLFMSVDKCKFRKQVVPGDQIRIEVEKLKVKSRIIQAKGRCIVDGAVVSEAELMFAIHDR; the protein is encoded by the coding sequence ATGGAATCAGTAATGAAAATAGAAGATATTATGAATATTTTACCACACAGATATCCTTTTTTGTTAGTAGACAGAGTAATTGAGAAAAATGGGACGGAAAGCCTTGTGGCTATAAAAAATGTCACGATAAACGAGGAATTTTTTAACGGACATTTTCCGGGTATGCCGGTAATGCCGGGAGTATTACAGGTAGAGGCAATGGCTCAGGCTGTAGGACTGCTTATGCTGGAGCCGGGGAAAATACCTTTGTTTATGTCAGTAGACAAATGTAAATTCAGAAAACAGGTGGTTCCTGGAGATCAAATCAGAATTGAAGTAGAAAAATTAAAAGTAAAAAGCAGAATTATTCAGGCAAAAGGAAGATGTATTGTTGACGGTGCAGTTGTCAGTGAAGCTGAATTAATGTTTGCAATACATGACAGATAA
- the lpxA gene encoding acyl-ACP--UDP-N-acetylglucosamine O-acyltransferase: MSIHIHETAIVSDKAIIADDVKIGPYCTIGPQVSIGTGTVLESHVTLDGDTTIGEHNYIHSFVSIGKMPQDIDYSNEHTKITIGNNNKIREFVTIHKGTEDKFETKIGNSCLIMAYVHIGNDCTVESNCILGNNVTLTGHVYVEGHAIISALTPVYENVRIGCHAMVGGASYVFQDILPFTLAEGIKAKSAFINMVGLRRRGFSEDEIKNLKEAYKIIFKRGNKLEEAIKQMQEKFPDDKNIEHMIHFIGESKRGIAR; this comes from the coding sequence ATGAGTATTCATATACATGAAACAGCTATTGTGTCAGATAAAGCCATAATAGCTGATGATGTAAAAATAGGTCCTTATTGTACTATAGGACCTCAGGTAAGTATAGGTACCGGAACTGTATTGGAATCACATGTAACCCTGGACGGAGATACAACAATCGGTGAACATAATTATATACATTCATTTGTTTCAATAGGAAAAATGCCGCAGGATATAGATTATTCAAATGAACATACCAAGATAACAATAGGGAATAATAATAAGATCAGAGAATTCGTAACTATACATAAAGGAACCGAAGATAAATTCGAGACAAAGATAGGAAACAGCTGTCTGATAATGGCTTATGTCCATATCGGGAATGACTGTACTGTGGAAAGCAACTGTATACTCGGAAATAATGTAACACTAACCGGACATGTATATGTAGAAGGTCATGCTATAATAAGTGCCCTGACTCCTGTTTATGAAAATGTACGTATAGGATGTCATGCTATGGTGGGCGGAGCCTCATATGTATTTCAGGATATTCTTCCTTTTACACTTGCAGAAGGAATAAAGGCTAAATCAGCTTTTATAAATATGGTAGGACTGAGACGGCGTGGTTTTAGCGAAGATGAAATAAAAAATCTGAAAGAGGCATATAAAATTATTTTTAAAAGAGGAAATAAGCTGGAGGAAGCAATAAAACAAATGCAGGAAAAATTTCCCGATGATAAAAATATAGAACATATGATACACTTTATTGGAGAAAGTAAAAGGGGAATAGCAAGATAA
- the lpxA gene encoding acyl-ACP--UDP-N-acetylglucosamine O-acyltransferase, which translates to MNKNIHETAIIADGAKIADDVKIGPYCIVGPQVTIDSGTVLESHVVVEGETIIGKGNYIFSFVSIGKVPQDLKFHGEETRVVIGNNNKIREFVTIHRGTEDRFETTVGNNCLIMAYVHIAHDCMVEDNCILANGATLAGHVYVEEYAVIGGLTPIHQFVRVGRHAMVGGASAVNQDVVPYTLAEGNKARAAYINITGLKRRGFTESEIKNLRESYKIIFKRGLKVEEALIQLKEKFPDDKNVDHIIAFIKKSKRGITR; encoded by the coding sequence ATGAATAAAAATATACATGAAACTGCAATTATTGCCGATGGGGCCAAAATTGCGGATGATGTAAAAATAGGGCCGTATTGTATAGTCGGACCACAGGTAACAATAGATTCCGGAACAGTGCTGGAGTCTCATGTTGTGGTAGAAGGTGAAACAATAATAGGTAAGGGGAATTATATTTTTTCATTTGTTTCCATAGGGAAAGTACCTCAGGATCTGAAATTTCACGGGGAAGAAACGAGAGTAGTTATAGGAAATAATAACAAAATCAGAGAATTCGTAACAATTCACAGAGGTACAGAGGATAGATTTGAAACAACAGTAGGAAATAACTGCCTGATAATGGCATATGTTCATATTGCACACGACTGTATGGTAGAAGATAATTGTATTCTTGCGAACGGGGCAACACTTGCAGGTCATGTATATGTGGAAGAGTACGCTGTAATAGGCGGACTGACACCTATACACCAGTTTGTAAGAGTAGGACGTCATGCTATGGTAGGAGGAGCTTCAGCTGTTAATCAGGATGTGGTTCCGTATACACTTGCAGAAGGAAATAAGGCAAGAGCAGCTTATATAAATATTACAGGTCTTAAAAGACGCGGCTTCACAGAGAGTGAGATAAAAAATCTGAGAGAAAGCTATAAAATAATATTCAAAAGAGGTCTTAAGGTGGAAGAAGCACTTATACAGCTGAAAGAAAAGTTTCCTGACGATAAAAATGTAGATCATATAATAGCTTTTATCAAAAAAAGTAAAAGAGGTATTACAAGATAA